TTGAGCTTGTCGAGGATCGCGCTCTTCAGCTCGTCGATGCCGGAGGAGGCCGTGTACTTGGTGAAGCCGGCTCTGATCGCCGCTTCCGCCGCCGCCTTGATCGGCTCGGGGGTGTCGAAATCCGGCTCCCCGGAGGCAAAGTCGATGACGTCGATGCCCTGGGCCGCCATGGCCTTGGCCGTGGCCGTGATGCTCAGCGTAGGGGAGGGCACGATGCGGCCCGCGCGCGCAGCCAGCTTCATCGGGGGGCCCTCCGGAGACGGTCCCGCAGCCGCCCGGCCACTTCCGGGTGGACGAAGTCGTGCAGCGCCCCGCCCAGGCCGGCCACTTCCTTCACGATGCTGGAGGTCAGGTACGAATATTCCTCGCTCGGCATGAAGAACACCGTTTCGAACCGGTTGTCGAGTTTGCGGTTGATCAGCGCCATCTGGAACTCGTATTCGAAGTCAGAAATCGCGCGCAGTCCCCGGATCACCGCCTGCGCGCCGTGGTGCCGGACGTAGTCCACCAGCAAGCCGTCGAACGCCTCCACGGTCACGTGGGGGAACTCCTTCGTCACGAGCTTGACCATCTCCACCCGCTCGGCAACGTCGAAGAGCGGCCGCTTGCTCGGATTCGGCGCCACCGCCACGATGATCCGGTCAAACACCCGGAGGCTCCGGGCGATGATGTCGGTGTGGCCGTGGGTGATGGGATCGAACGTGCCGGGGTAGACCCCTGTCTTCATGGGGCGGGAGCTTCCTCTGTCTGCAGTCTGAACACTGACAGCGTGGTGTCTCCGTAGCGATATTGGCGCGTCCTGCTGAGGCGGCCGATCTGCGGCGGGATCGTCACCCTGCTGGAATGTTCCAACACGATCGTGGTGTCGGAGGAAATGATAGCACTCGCGCTCAGGGATGGCAACAGCTCGGTCGCGGAGCGCGCGTCGCCGTACGGAGGATCGGCAAAGACGAAATCGTAGGGCGGGACGCCCATCCGGGCCTGTTTGAAGAACTGGCCCGCGCTGCAGGCCCGGACGTCGGCCGCCGCGCCCAGGCCGCACCGTGCGAGATTGGCGCGGAGGATGCGCAGCGACGATTGGTGTCGCTCGACGAAGGTGGCCAGCCGCGCCCCCCGGCTCAAGGCTTCGATGCCGATCGCGCCGGTGCCCGCGTACAGGTCCAGGAAACGCGCGCCGACGACGGTCGGGCCGAGGATGGCGAACAGGGCTTCCTTGACCCGGTCCGAGGTGGGCCGCAGTTGCGTCTTGCCCGGTCCGAGGAGCCGGCGCCCCTTGTGGGAGCCGGCGATGACGCGCATGCCGTCGTCCTTTCGCTCGAGCT
This portion of the Nitrospirota bacterium genome encodes:
- the coaD gene encoding pantetheine-phosphate adenylyltransferase; this encodes MKTGVYPGTFDPITHGHTDIIARSLRVFDRIIVAVAPNPSKRPLFDVAERVEMVKLVTKEFPHVTVEAFDGLLVDYVRHHGAQAVIRGLRAISDFEYEFQMALINRKLDNRFETVFFMPSEEYSYLTSSIVKEVAGLGGALHDFVHPEVAGRLRDRLRRAPR
- the rsmD gene encoding 16S rRNA (guanine(966)-N(2))-methyltransferase RsmD — its product is MRVIAGSHKGRRLLGPGKTQLRPTSDRVKEALFAILGPTVVGARFLDLYAGTGAIGIEALSRGARLATFVERHQSSLRILRANLARCGLGAAADVRACSAGQFFKQARMGVPPYDFVFADPPYGDARSATELLPSLSASAIISSDTTIVLEHSSRVTIPPQIGRLSRTRQYRYGDTTLSVFRLQTEEAPAP